A window of Streptomyces broussonetiae genomic DNA:
TCTTCGGGCGTCGCCTCGCGGTCCTCCCAGCCGACGGCGAGCGCGCGGACCGTGCCCTGCGGGATCAGGTAGGCCGCGTTGACGGCGATGCCTCGGTCCAGCCGGTCCAGGTACTCGCCGACCGACCGCCAGTCGAACTCGATGTCGTCGCCGTACCCGTTCCACCCGGTGATCGCCCGCCGCACCTCCTGCAGCGTGCGGTCGTCCACCGGGGCGTAGGACAGTCCGTCCTGGCCGAGGACCTCCAGTGTGACGCCCTGCGCGGCCTTGGCGCTGTGGTCGGGGTCGCGCAGCAGGGCGAGGTCGGAGTGGGCGTGCATGTCGATGAAGCCGGGAGAGAGGACCAGGCCCGCCGCGTCCAGTTCGCGTACGGCGCCCGGGCGCTGGCAGCCGGCCGCCGCGGCCTCCTTGACGATCGAGACGATCCGCCCCCCGTCGACCACCACGTCGGCGCGGTACGACGGTTCACCGCTGCCGTCGACGACGTCGGCGTCCCGGATGACCAGGTCCTCCATGTCCCGCCTCCCTTTCACCGGCTCCTAGAAGTACGTACGGATGTAGTCGACGACCGTCCCGTCCGCCTCCGCGACCGGGATCAGCTGCCACTTGTCGAAGGACGTGCACGGGTGGGACAGACCGAGGCCGATCCAGTCACCGACCTCGAGGTCGGCGCCCGGCTCCGTGCGCAGCCAGGCGTGCTGGTCGGACAGCCCGGTCACGGTGATCCCGTCGGCCGGGCGCTCGACACCGCCTCGGCGTACCACCTGGGCGTCCGGCAGGTCCAGGTCGTAGGCGGCGTCGCGCTTGCCCGCGTTGGCGAAGGCCTGCTCGGGGGTGGGCCGGGAGACGACCTGCGCCCACAGCCGGAAGGCGGGCTCCAGGGCGCCCTCCTCGGGGACCCGGGTGAAGGGGGTGATCCGGCGGTAGTGCCCGTCGTCGTGCGAGACGTACGCGCCCGAGCGCAGCAGCTTGAGCACGGGCAGGGAGAGTTCGGGGATCTGCGCGAACACATCGGCCACCGCGTCGAACCAGGCGCTGCCGCCCGCGCTCACCACGATCTCCTGCGCGTCCGTGAAGCGTCCGTCCTTGTCGAACTCGACGGCGAGCGCCACCAGCCGGTGCAGGTACGAGTGCACCCGCTCCGGATCGGCCTGCGGCACCTCGCCCTCGTACCCGGCGACACCCACGAGCCGCAGCGTCGCTGCCGCGGCCACCGCGTCGGCGACGGCGCGGGCGTCGGCCTGCGTGCGCACGCCGGTACGGGCCCCGTCGCCCGCGCCCAGCTCCACGACGACGTCCACGGGCCGCGCGGAGCCGTTCAGGGCCGCGTCCATCAGCTGCACGCCGCGTACGGAGTCGACGTAGCAGACGAACCGGAAGTCCGGGTCGGCGGCCAGTTCGCCCGCGATCCAGCGCAGGGCCGGGGCGTCCACCAGCTCGTTGGCGAGGAAGACCCGCTGGACGCCGAACGCCCGGGCGACCCGCACCTGGTGGGGCACCGCCAGCGTGATGCCCCAGGCGCCGTGCTCGAGCTGGCGGTGGAAGAGCTGCGGGGCCATGGAGGTCTTGCCGTGCGGGGCGAAGGCGAGTCCGTGCCGGGCGGCGTACGTCTCCATGAGTGCCAGGTTGTGCTCCAGGCGCTCGGCGGACAGCGCGAGGACGGGCGAGGCGAAGCCGTCGGCCTCGGCGAAGAGGTTACGGCGCTGGGCGGCCAGCTCGCCGACGGTGAGGCCGTCGGCGTCCGGCGGGAGGCCCTTGAAGCGGTGGTCGACGCGTTCCTCGGCCAGCCGGGCGAGCGCTTCGCTGCTGCTCATGGAGCCCCTCTCTCGCCGTTGCATTCTCTGCAACAGCCATTGCATGGATTGCTAACTGCTGTCTAACATCTCGCCGACACCGGGTCAACGGAGCCGTCACCCGGGCATCGGACAGGAGTCATCATCAACGACGCTGCTTACGCCTCGACCGTTGCGCACGACCGCGCGGACATCGCGGACGTCGGTGGCAGCGCGACTGCCGTGGACGTGGTGACACTCGGCGAGTCCATGGTCACCTTCCTGCCCGGCCGCCCGGGCCGCCTCGCGGACGTGCCCTCCTTCGACCGCGCGATCGGCGGCGCCGAGTCCAACGTGGCCTGCGTCCTGGCCGCCGCCGGCCACACCGCCCGCTGGGTCGGCCGGGTCGGCGCGGACGGCTTCGGCGACCACCTGGTCGAGCGGATCGCCGCATACGGCGTCGACGTCACGTCCGTACGCCGCGATCCTGCCCGCCCGACGGGCATCTACTTCCGCACGGCCGGCGACCGGGGCACGGGCGCGCACGAGGTGGCGTACTACCGGGCGGGCTCGGCGGCGTCGGCGATGAGCGCGGCGAACGTGGACCTCGCGGCGGTACGGGCGGGGCGGGTCCTGCATCTGTCGGGGATCACCGCCGCGCTGTCCGCCGACTGCCGTGCGCTGCTGGGCGAGCTGACGGCGCCTCGTGCGGACCGGCCGCTGCTGTCCTTCGACGTGAACCACCGGCCGGGTCTGTGGCGGACGGCCGAGGGCCCGCTGGTGCTGCTGGACCTCGCCCGGCGGGCGGACGTCGTCTTCGTGGGCGAGGACGAGGCGGCCCAGGCCTGGGGCATCACCGGGGGTCCGCGGGCCGTCCGGCAGGCGCTGCCGGAGCCGGCGGTGCTGGTGGTGAAGCAGGGCGCGAGCGGCGCGACGGCCTTCGACGGGCGCCGGCCGCCCGTCTTCGAACCGGCCCTGGACGTGGACGTCGTCGCCACCACCGGTGCCGGAGACGCCTTCGCCGCAGGCTTCCTCTCCGGCACCCTGCGCGACCTCCCCCTCAAGTCCCGCCTCCGCCACGGCCACCTCTTCGCCGCGGCGGCCCTCACCACCCCCGGCGACCTGGCCGCACCCCCCGCCCGGGACCACGCCGACCGCCTGACCACCCTCGACGACACCGCATGGGGGAGACTTCGACTCGGCCCCGGCTGGACGCAAGCCGACGTGGCCGAGGAGGAGGCGAACACCCCATGAGTCAGACCGTCGACCGCGCCCTGAGCATCCTGCCGCTGCTCGCCGAGGGCCCCGCCGACCTCGGGCAGGTCGCCGACCGCCTGGGCGTCCACAAGTCCACGGCGCTACGACTCCTGCGCACCCTGCACGAGCACGGTCTGGTCTACCGCCAGTCCGACCAGCGCTACCGCCTCGGCGCCCGCCTCTTCGCCCTCGCCCAGGAGGCGATGGAGAACCTCGACATCCGCGAGATCGCCCACCCCCACCTCGTACGGCTCAACGAGGCCTGCGGCCACACCGTGCACCTCGCCGTCCACGAGGAGAACGAGGTCCTCTACATCGACAAGGTGGAGAGCCGCTACCCGGTCCGCATGTACTCGAGGATCGGCAAGCCCGTCGCCATCACCGTCGCGGCCGTGGCCAAGCTCCTCCTCGCCGACCTCCCCGAACCCGAGCGCCGCACCCTCGCGGACCAGCTCGACTACCCCCTGTACACGGCCCGTTCGACCCCCAACGCCCCTGCCTTCCTGCGGGAGTTGGAGCAGGTGCGCGAACAGGGCTGGGCCACCGACCTCGGTGGCCACGAGGAGTCCATCAACTGCGTCGCCGCCCCCATCCGCGGCGCCGACGGCCGGGTGGTCGCCGCGATGTCGGTGTCCGCGCCGAACGTGGTCGTCACCGCCGAGGAACTCCTCACCCTGCTCCCGCAGGTCCGCCGTACCGCGGACGCGATCAGCGGCGAGTACTCCGGAAGAACGCCGGTGACGGACCCCACGAGGGACCCGTCATGACCGGCCGCAACCGATCATGACCGACAAGGACCGACAAGGATCCCGTATGACCGAGAAGATCGCCCTCACCCCCAAGACCCACACCACCCCGCCCGCGAAGTTCTCGCACGGCGTGAAGAAGGGCAACATCCTCCAGGTCGCCGGCCAGGTCGGCTTCCTGCCCGCCGAGGACGGCAAGCCCCCGACGCCGGCCGGCCCCACCCTGCGCGAGCAGACCCTGCAGACCCTCGCCAACGTCAGGGCGATCCTCGTGGAGGGCGGCGCGAGCTGGGACGACGTGATGATGATCCGCGTCTATCTGACGGACGTGGACCACTTCGCCGAGATGAACGAGATCTACAACAGCTACTTCGAGGAGCAGGGGCTCACCCAGCCGCCCGCCGCCCGGACCACGGTCTACGTCGGTCTCCCGGCCGGCCTCCTCATCGAGATCGACGCGCTCGCCGTCCTCGGCTGAGGACCCCTCACCTTCCTCACCCCGTACGTCCGTCACGGCACGGCACCTTCAAGGGTGCCGTGCCGTGATCCCCCCTGCCCGAAAGCACGATGCATTTAAGAAGAGGACCCCCGTATGTCCTTCTACGCCGCCGCAAGCACCACCACCCCACCGCCACCACCCCACACCGGAGGCCTGCTCCTCCTCCTGGACGGCACCCCCGGACTCCTCACCATCGCCGGGATAGGCATAGCCCTGCTGCTCTTCCTGATCATCAAGGTCAGGCTGCAGCCCTTCGTGGCCCTCCTCGCCGTATCCATCGCCGTGGGCCTGCTGGCCGGCCTCTCGGTCACCGAACTGTTCGGCACCGTCCAGAGCTCCAGCGCCGTCTCCACCATCGAGTCCGGCATGGGCGGCATCCTCGGCCACGTCTCGATCATCATCGGCCTCGGCACCATGCTGGGCGCGATCCTGGAGGTCAGCGGAGGCGCGGAGGTACTGGCCGCGCGGCTGTTGTCCCTGTTCGGCGAGAAGCGCGCCCCTCTCGCGATGGGCCTGACGGGCCTGATCTTCGGCATCCCGGTCTTCTTCGACGTGGGCATCTTCGTCCTGGCGCCGCTCGTCTACGCGGCGGCCAAGCGCGGTGGCAGGTCGATCCTCCTGTACTGCCTGCCCCTGCTCGCCGGCCTCTCCATGACCCACGCCTTCCTGCCGCCGCACCCGGGCCCGGTCGCCGCGGCCGCACTGCTGCACGTCCAACTCGGCTGGGTCATCCTCATGGGCATCGTCTGCGGCATCCCCGCCGTCCTGGCCGCATGGGGCTTCTCCGCCTGGATCGGCCGGCGGATCTTCGTCGCGGTACCGCAGGACATGGTCGAGGCGGCCGAGGAGGCCAAGCGGGCTGTCGTGGCGGAGCAGCGCGCGCAGGGCGTGGCACCGCAGGAGAGTCCGGTACCGCTCGCCACGGTCCTGGGCATCATCGGTACGCCCCTGGTCCTGATCCTCGCCGCGACCTTCTCCTCGATCGCCCTGGACCCGTCGCCCACCCGCTCGGTCCTGCAGTTCTTCGGCAGCCCCTTCGTCGCCCTCACGATCGCGCTGCTCATGGCCTACTACCTGCTCGGCATCCGCCGCGGCTGGTCCCGCAAGTCCCTGGAGTCGGTGTCGACCTCGTCCCTGAAGCCGGTCGGCAACATCCTGCTGGTCGTCGGCGCGGGCGGGATCTTCGGCGCCGTACTGAAGGCGAGCGGGGTGGCCCAGGCCCTGTCGGACACGTTCCACGGCGT
This region includes:
- a CDS encoding amino acid deaminase, coding for MSSSEALARLAEERVDHRFKGLPPDADGLTVGELAAQRRNLFAEADGFASPVLALSAERLEHNLALMETYAARHGLAFAPHGKTSMAPQLFHRQLEHGAWGITLAVPHQVRVARAFGVQRVFLANELVDAPALRWIAGELAADPDFRFVCYVDSVRGVQLMDAALNGSARPVDVVVELGAGDGARTGVRTQADARAVADAVAAAATLRLVGVAGYEGEVPQADPERVHSYLHRLVALAVEFDKDGRFTDAQEIVVSAGGSAWFDAVADVFAQIPELSLPVLKLLRSGAYVSHDDGHYRRITPFTRVPEEGALEPAFRLWAQVVSRPTPEQAFANAGKRDAAYDLDLPDAQVVRRGGVERPADGITVTGLSDQHAWLRTEPGADLEVGDWIGLGLSHPCTSFDKWQLIPVAEADGTVVDYIRTYF
- a CDS encoding sugar kinase, with the protein product MDVVTLGESMVTFLPGRPGRLADVPSFDRAIGGAESNVACVLAAAGHTARWVGRVGADGFGDHLVERIAAYGVDVTSVRRDPARPTGIYFRTAGDRGTGAHEVAYYRAGSAASAMSAANVDLAAVRAGRVLHLSGITAALSADCRALLGELTAPRADRPLLSFDVNHRPGLWRTAEGPLVLLDLARRADVVFVGEDEAAQAWGITGGPRAVRQALPEPAVLVVKQGASGATAFDGRRPPVFEPALDVDVVATTGAGDAFAAGFLSGTLRDLPLKSRLRHGHLFAAAALTTPGDLAAPPARDHADRLTTLDDTAWGRLRLGPGWTQADVAEEEANTP
- a CDS encoding IclR family transcriptional regulator; the encoded protein is MSQTVDRALSILPLLAEGPADLGQVADRLGVHKSTALRLLRTLHEHGLVYRQSDQRYRLGARLFALAQEAMENLDIREIAHPHLVRLNEACGHTVHLAVHEENEVLYIDKVESRYPVRMYSRIGKPVAITVAAVAKLLLADLPEPERRTLADQLDYPLYTARSTPNAPAFLRELEQVREQGWATDLGGHEESINCVAAPIRGADGRVVAAMSVSAPNVVVTAEELLTLLPQVRRTADAISGEYSGRTPVTDPTRDPS
- a CDS encoding RidA family protein → MTEKIALTPKTHTTPPAKFSHGVKKGNILQVAGQVGFLPAEDGKPPTPAGPTLREQTLQTLANVRAILVEGGASWDDVMMIRVYLTDVDHFAEMNEIYNSYFEEQGLTQPPAARTTVYVGLPAGLLIEIDALAVLG
- a CDS encoding GntP family permease, with the protein product MSFYAAASTTTPPPPPHTGGLLLLLDGTPGLLTIAGIGIALLLFLIIKVRLQPFVALLAVSIAVGLLAGLSVTELFGTVQSSSAVSTIESGMGGILGHVSIIIGLGTMLGAILEVSGGAEVLAARLLSLFGEKRAPLAMGLTGLIFGIPVFFDVGIFVLAPLVYAAAKRGGRSILLYCLPLLAGLSMTHAFLPPHPGPVAAAALLHVQLGWVILMGIVCGIPAVLAAWGFSAWIGRRIFVAVPQDMVEAAEEAKRAVVAEQRAQGVAPQESPVPLATVLGIIGTPLVLILAATFSSIALDPSPTRSVLQFFGSPFVALTIALLMAYYLLGIRRGWSRKSLESVSTSSLKPVGNILLVVGAGGIFGAVLKASGVAQALSDTFHGVGLPVIVLAYLISLVLRVAQGSATVAIVTTAGIVAPLLTAGHHSQAFVALVIMAISAGSIFASHVNDGGFWMVAKYFGISERDTLRTWTVLESVLSVAGFAVAAVVSLFV